One Mugil cephalus isolate CIBA_MC_2020 chromosome 10, CIBA_Mcephalus_1.1, whole genome shotgun sequence genomic window carries:
- the ca5a gene encoding carbonic anhydrase 5A, mitochondrial isoform X1 codes for MVTLSVIRPLVSQLRLQLARHGRSHRITPVRRCNLTACSSKYVLSQMHPMWQGPLAVPGGDRQSPIDIVVRKSVYDSELKPLVTDYDPNTCQQIWNNGYSFLVEYDDTQDKSMLKGGPLQDKFRLCQFHFHWGETNTWGSEHTVDRRLFPAELHLVHWNSDKYSLFEEAVMEDNGLAVIGVFLKVGKRHEGLQKLVDALPAIRHKDSVVEFTRFDPASLLPSNIDDYWTYHGSLTTPPLTESVTWIVMKQHIEVSHDQLAVFRSLLFTSAEEEVQKSMVNNFRVQQPLRGRTVRSSFTPFLHEAPSAEGNNHTH; via the exons ATGGTGACTTTGTCGGTAATTAGACCCCTGGTTTCCCAGCTTCGCCTCCAGCTCGCCAGGCACGGCAGGAGTCACCGGATCACCCCGGTCAGAAGATGCAACCTCACGGCATGTTCGAGCAAATATGTGCTGTCTCAGA TGCATCCCATGTGGCAGGGACCCCTCGCGGTACCAGGAGGTGATCGTCAGTCTCCCATAGACATCGTGGTGCGGAAGAGCGTCTACGACTCGGAGCTGAAGCCCCTGGTCACTGACTATGACCCGAACACCTGCCAGCAAATCTGGAACAACGGTTACTCCTTCCTGGTCGAGTACGACGACACTCAAGACAAGTCCA TGCTGAAAGGGGGGCCTCTGCAAGACAAGTTCAGGCTGTGCCAGTTCCACTTCCACTGGGGCGAGACCAACACCTGGGGGTCAGAGCACACCGTGGACAGGAGGCTGTTCCCTGCAGAG CTCCACTTGGTCCACTGGAACTCAGACAAATACAGTCTGTTTGAGGAGGCAGTGATGGAAGACAATGGCCTGGCTGTTATTGGGGTTTTTCTCAAG GTGGGAAAGAGACACGAGGGGCTTCAGAAGCTGGTGGACGCTCTGCCTGCAATCAGACACAAG GACAGTGTCGTAGAGTTTACTCGGTTCGACCCCGCCAGCCTGTTACCCTCCAACATCGACGACTACTGGACGTACCACGGCTCTCTGACCACACCTCCCCTGACAGAGTCTGTCACCTGGATCGTTATGAAGCAGCACATAGAAGTCAGCCATGACCAG CTGGCCGTCTTCCGGAGCCTCCTGTTCACCTCGGCTGAGGAGGAAGTGCAGAAGAGCATGGTGAACAACTTTCGTGTGCAGCAGCCTCTCCGGGGTCGAACCGTCCGCTCCTCCTTCACGCCCTTCCTCCACGAGGCGCCGTCAGCCGAAGGCAACAATCACACccactga
- the ca5a gene encoding carbonic anhydrase 5A, mitochondrial isoform X2 yields the protein MDCLRMKEAAEYNMKMHPMWQGPLAVPGGDRQSPIDIVVRKSVYDSELKPLVTDYDPNTCQQIWNNGYSFLVEYDDTQDKSMLKGGPLQDKFRLCQFHFHWGETNTWGSEHTVDRRLFPAELHLVHWNSDKYSLFEEAVMEDNGLAVIGVFLKVGKRHEGLQKLVDALPAIRHKDSVVEFTRFDPASLLPSNIDDYWTYHGSLTTPPLTESVTWIVMKQHIEVSHDQLAVFRSLLFTSAEEEVQKSMVNNFRVQQPLRGRTVRSSFTPFLHEAPSAEGNNHTH from the exons ATGGACTGTCTGAGAATGAAGGAAGCAGCAGAGTACAACATGAAAA TGCATCCCATGTGGCAGGGACCCCTCGCGGTACCAGGAGGTGATCGTCAGTCTCCCATAGACATCGTGGTGCGGAAGAGCGTCTACGACTCGGAGCTGAAGCCCCTGGTCACTGACTATGACCCGAACACCTGCCAGCAAATCTGGAACAACGGTTACTCCTTCCTGGTCGAGTACGACGACACTCAAGACAAGTCCA TGCTGAAAGGGGGGCCTCTGCAAGACAAGTTCAGGCTGTGCCAGTTCCACTTCCACTGGGGCGAGACCAACACCTGGGGGTCAGAGCACACCGTGGACAGGAGGCTGTTCCCTGCAGAG CTCCACTTGGTCCACTGGAACTCAGACAAATACAGTCTGTTTGAGGAGGCAGTGATGGAAGACAATGGCCTGGCTGTTATTGGGGTTTTTCTCAAG GTGGGAAAGAGACACGAGGGGCTTCAGAAGCTGGTGGACGCTCTGCCTGCAATCAGACACAAG GACAGTGTCGTAGAGTTTACTCGGTTCGACCCCGCCAGCCTGTTACCCTCCAACATCGACGACTACTGGACGTACCACGGCTCTCTGACCACACCTCCCCTGACAGAGTCTGTCACCTGGATCGTTATGAAGCAGCACATAGAAGTCAGCCATGACCAG CTGGCCGTCTTCCGGAGCCTCCTGTTCACCTCGGCTGAGGAGGAAGTGCAGAAGAGCATGGTGAACAACTTTCGTGTGCAGCAGCCTCTCCGGGGTCGAACCGTCCGCTCCTCCTTCACGCCCTTCCTCCACGAGGCGCCGTCAGCCGAAGGCAACAATCACACccactga